The stretch of DNA TCGCACGAAACGTCCTTGCCAGTGATGATTCCGACTTCAATGCCTCACCCGCCGTGTCTGAAAACACACTGTATCTTCGCAGCAACAAAGCCCTGTACTGCATTTCAGAATGACGATAAGAAGTCCGTGCTCGGTCAAACAACTACAATCCGTCAATGACAAACGACGACAATCTGGCGTCACACGTTGGAAAACCTCTACTGATCGCGCAAGCTGTCAACCAATGGCTCAAAGGTTTTGTCACTTCCCTCCGGTTAACGCAAATCGAGAAGTATCTGTAAACCAAAAGTCGCGTGCGAGAAGGTCGATTTTGTCCCGCGATGCCGATTTCGCGTCACCTACCCTGCCCCGCTCGCTCCGTAATCTGCGCTCGATTTATGTCTTTTTTACGGCGGGTACAGCAACTCCTGTTTAGAGGCGTGGCTGCTTCAATGAGGTCCGTGGTGGCCCGGAAGCCTTACTGAAATGGCACGAAACGCAGTTAGGACTTCCAGTGCCTCCAATTCACAAGGCGGATCGAATAACGGAGTACGCGGCTGCGGTGTCATCTATGGGGGCAGGTCAAGAAGCCGTTGCAAAAGATGATCTGGATTCGTCTCACCGACCAGAAGAGACAGACCATCCTCAATATGGCCCATTAATTCTTAGGGAAGTCCCTAGGAGCCCGTTGAAAAACCTCGCTTGACACGCACGTTATATTGACGTCTGACTTTGCTCCGCGGGTAACTTAACTCGACAGGGAGCGTGCAGCGATGGGCATGGGACGGCGGGTGCAGGAGCAGCAGGGGGAGTTTTGAGTGGCGACCGGGGCGCTGCCGAATGTGCCGCAACACATTTTCTACGACAAACTCAACGCGATCCTTGCTGCCGGCGACTTCGATGACTTTGTCGAGGAGTGGTGCGAACCGTTTTATGCCGACAACGTTGGTCGGGCGGGGATTCCGCCGGGGGTTTACTTTCGCATGCTGTTCGTTGGTTACTTCGAGGGCATCGATTCGCAACGCGGCATCGCTTGGCGGTGTGCGGACAGCCGCTCGCTGGCGCGATTCTTGGGTTATGGCCAGAACGAAGCGACGCCGGATCATTCCAGCCTGACGCGGATCCGCGACCGACTGCCGCTGGAAATTCACGAACAGGTTTGCCTTTGTGCTCTCGCTGGCCGACGATCACAAACTGTTGGCGAACAAAACGGCGGCTGTGGATTCGACGTATCTAGAAGCCAACGCGGCGATGAAATCGATCGTCCGCAAAGAGACGGGCGAGGATTGGAAGGAGTATGTGCGGCGTCTCGCGGCCGAAGAGGGAATCGACATCGACAACGACGAAGACCTGCGCAAGTACGACAAAAACCGCTCCGGCAAGAAGGTTCCCAACGCCGAATGGGAATCGAAAACCGACGGTGAAGCCCGCATCGCCAAGATGAAAGACGGCCGCACGCACTTGGCGTACAAGGCGGAGCACACGATCGATTTGGATAGCGAATTCATCCTGGACGCGAGCATGTATCACGCCGACGAAGCCGACAGCGCGACGTTGTTAACGAGCATCGAGGCGGCGCAACAGAACTTGTTTGAAGCCGAAGTGTATCGCGAGATCGAAGAGGTCGTGGCGGACAAGGGGTATCACAAAAACGAAACGCTGGCGGATTGTCGCCGCTGGAACTATTGGGGTTTGCGGACGTACATTCCCGAACCGGATTCGCAGTTTGAGAGGCGTTGGACCGACAAGCCGCCCGAATACAAGGAGGCGGTGTATGCCAACCGTCGACGGATGAGCGGCAATCGAGGCAAGCGTTTGCAGAAGAAGCGAAGCGAGTTTGTCGAGCGAAGTTTCGCCCACGTTTGCGAAACGGGCGGAGCACGGCGGACGTGGTTGTGTGGGTTGGAGAAGATTAACAAGCGTTACAACATACAGGTTGCTGCCCGCAATTTGGGTTTGCTGATGCGCAAGCTATCCGGCATCGGCAAACCACGTTGCCTGCAGGGGGGATGGGGGCTTATCGATCATTGCCAGCTTGCCAAAACAGCGATTCAAAACGCGCTGAGCCGGATCTGGAACTTGTACGCACCCCGACAACAGAAACTACATTGCATTCCACCAGTCGCGACGGCGGTTTAATAATTGCGGTAAAGCTGACTTTCTCAACGGGCAGTTAAGTCGTGTCTAAACTGAAAATGAA from Symmachiella dynata encodes:
- a CDS encoding transposase, coding for MLSLADDHKLLANKTAAVDSTYLEANAAMKSIVRKETGEDWKEYVRRLAAEEGIDIDNDEDLRKYDKNRSGKKVPNAEWESKTDGEARIAKMKDGRTHLAYKAEHTIDLDSEFILDASMYHADEADSATLLTSIEAAQQNLFEAEVYREIEEVVADKGYHKNETLADCRRWNYWGLRTYIPEPDSQFERRWTDKPPEYKEAVYANRRRMSGNRGKRLQKKRSEFVERSFAHVCETGGARRTWLCGLEKINKRYNIQVAARNLGLLMRKLSGIGKPRCLQGGWGLIDHCQLAKTAIQNALSRIWNLYAPRQQKLHCIPPVATAV